The Salvelinus sp. IW2-2015 unplaced genomic scaffold, ASM291031v2 Un_scaffold1421, whole genome shotgun sequence genome has a window encoding:
- the LOC112070768 gene encoding LOW QUALITY PROTEIN: protein-lysine 6-oxidase (The sequence of the model RefSeq protein was modified relative to this genomic sequence to represent the inferred CDS: inserted 1 base in 1 codon; substituted 1 base at 1 genomic stop codon), whose translation MAKWSVFLFYLLQGLVHLITGQQQPPRERVGPWRQRIQWENNGKVYSLMSTGSEYQPPARPRSQSRVYMSTGRDGTGQTQPGTREGTVAHRRPGPIESNVGGHLRDQTNNVLDPGSVHLGHDSRQYLVPNARQSGARSQPEVPYRAGVAGSPGARRYSPEYTYRVNASVPELLPEFSGSGVPRRGVPVTQDVTWDARSGLPASPSRGREAVPVPGVEYQEMRAEPGASISRQPALTDNSNAPYVIPNRRGAPPGLGPVNPAETSNEAASNGEDMVSDDPRNPFKNHRNSVFYNMYSSRGRTPVARTRRPRPPASVPGTGYGTRYFQNGLPDLVPDPYAIQAGAYIQRMQMYSLRCAAEENCLARSASTARDIDYRVLLRFPQKVKNQGTTDFLPVKPRHQWEWHSCHQXTTHKYGCFSNYDLLDVTTGRKVAXGHKASFCLEDTGCDAGFRRRYFCTAHTQGLSPGCHDTYAANIDCQWIDITDVPAGNYVLKVIVNPSYHVQESDYSNNVVRCDVTYTGTQVQTRNCRVTR comes from the exons ATGGCGAAGTGGTCGGTTTTTCTATTCTACCTCCTCCAAGGACTGGTTCATCTCATTACCGGGCAGCAGCAGCCGCCACGCGAACGAGTGGGGCCTTGGCGGCAGAGGATTCAGTGGGAGAATAACGGTAAGGTGTACAGTTTGATGAGCACCGGGTCAGAGTATCAACCACCGGCGCGGCCGAGAAGCCAGTCCAGAGTCTACATGAGCACAGGGAGGGATGGCACCGGTCAGACGCAGCCTGGAACGCGGGAAGGCACAGTGGCGCACAGAAGACCTGGACCAATCGAATCGAACGTAGGTGGACATTTACGGGACCAAACCAACAACGTTCTAGATCCTGGATCTGTACATTTAGGACATGACAGTAGACAGTATCTGGTACCCAATGCYCGCCAGTCAGGGGCCAGGTCGCAGCCCGAGGTGCCATACCGAGCGGGAGTGGCGGGGTCCCCTGGCGCACGGCGCTACTCCCCAGAGTACACTTACCGTGTAAACGCATCGGTCCCTGAGCTGCTCCCCGAGTTCTCCGGTAGCGGGGTACCGAGGAGAGGAGTCCCTGTCACTCAGGATGTTACCTGGGATGCTCGCTCGGGGCTTCCCGCCTCTCCATCCCGAGGCAGGGAGGCAGTGCCTGTACCGGGCGTAGAATACCAAGAGATGCGCGCGGAGCCCGGTGCATCCATCTCCAGGCAACCCGCACTAACGGATAATTCCAACGCACCTTATGTCATCCCTAACCGGAGGGGTGCTCCTCCAGGACTCGGACCCGTYAACCCTGCTGAAACATCGAATGAGGCAGCAAGTAACGGCGAGGACATGGTYTCGGACGACCCTCGGAACCCTTTTAAAAACCACCGGAATTCCGTCTTCTACAACATGTATTCCTCCAGAGGCAGAACGCCYGTAGCACGCACGCGGCGGCCGCGTCCCCCGGCGTCCGTCCCCGGCACTGGATATGGCACTAGATATTTTCAGAATG GGCTCCCAGATCTCGTCCCAGACCCGTATGCCATCCAGGCAGGTGCATACATCCAGCGGATGCAGATGTACTCTCTGCGCTGTGCGGCTGAGGAGAACTGTTTGGCGAG GTCAGCGAGCACAGCAAGGGACATAGACTACAGAGTGCTGCTTCGCTTCCCCCAGAAAGTCAAGAACCAGGGCACCACTGACTTCCTTCCTGTTAAACCAAGACACCAGTGGGAATGGCACAGCTGTCACCAGTGA ACAACTCACAAGTATGGATGCTTCAGTAACTATGACCTGCTAGATGTGACAACAGGAAGGAAGGTAG GAGGACACAAGGCCAGCTTCTGTCTGGAGGACACAGGTTGTGATGCTGGATTTAGACGCAGATAT TTCTGCACCGCCCATACACAG GGGCTGAGTCCAGGCTGTCATGACACCTATGCTGCCAATATTGACTGTCAGTGGATCGACATCACTGATGTTCCTGCAGGAAACTACGTCCTGAAG GTCATAGTGAATCCCAGTTATCATGTTCAAGAGTCGGACTATTCCAACAACGTGGTGCGGTGTGATGTCACATACACGGGTACTCAGGTTCAGACACGGAACTGTCGGGTAACCAGGTAA